In one Acidaminococcales bacterium genomic region, the following are encoded:
- a CDS encoding acyl-CoA dehydrogenase family protein, giving the protein MEFKLTDIQEMVQETAREVAQKVIWGQVAQIEKERHISDGIAKAVADAGILGIPFPEEYGGIDAGYIAQALAFEEIAKVSPSVSLSLLVSVTCLEAVRHYGSAEQKEKYLKAGIEGEFRASLAFTEAGTGSDPKQILTTYRKEGSGFVINGAKRFITNAAYKGPILLFAKNEQTLLVSAFMFEKFTEGYSLSTPWDTVGCRGSAIYDIFLDDVRIPASALLGKEADGHKILLSSVAHSKVALCATFVGIMAAGYEAAVKYAKEKTHRGAPIAKFQSIQLKIATIAAMVESARLMTYKLAEESENRSNIARMKAWVGLAKAYVSDIAVECNSMVMKVLGPYGVTEEFLVEKYMRDALIAPNIEGVSDMQRVIAAGYILNSDDLLI; this is encoded by the coding sequence CGACGGCATTGCCAAGGCCGTAGCGGACGCGGGCATTTTAGGGATCCCTTTCCCGGAAGAATATGGCGGCATCGATGCCGGTTATATCGCCCAAGCCCTCGCCTTCGAAGAAATCGCCAAAGTATCGCCAAGCGTCTCCTTGTCGCTTTTGGTCAGCGTTACCTGTCTGGAGGCCGTAAGGCATTACGGCAGCGCCGAGCAAAAAGAAAAATACTTAAAAGCCGGCATTGAAGGGGAGTTCCGCGCATCGCTGGCATTTACGGAAGCCGGCACGGGTTCCGACCCGAAACAGATTCTCACCACTTACCGAAAGGAGGGCAGCGGGTTCGTAATAAACGGCGCAAAACGATTCATCACCAATGCCGCCTACAAAGGCCCCATTCTGCTTTTCGCCAAAAACGAACAAACCCTGCTGGTGTCCGCCTTCATGTTTGAAAAATTCACCGAAGGCTATTCGCTGTCAACGCCGTGGGACACGGTTGGCTGCCGGGGAAGCGCGATTTACGACATATTTTTGGACGACGTGCGCATACCCGCATCCGCCTTGCTGGGCAAAGAAGCCGATGGGCACAAAATACTGCTGAGCAGCGTCGCCCATAGCAAAGTAGCCCTTTGCGCGACCTTCGTCGGCATTATGGCGGCAGGTTATGAGGCGGCGGTAAAATACGCCAAGGAAAAAACGCATCGCGGCGCCCCTATCGCCAAATTTCAATCCATACAATTAAAAATCGCCACCATCGCGGCCATGGTGGAAAGCGCCCGGCTGATGACCTACAAACTCGCCGAAGAATCCGAAAACAGATCAAACATTGCCCGGATGAAGGCGTGGGTGGGGCTGGCAAAAGCTTATGTGTCGGACATCGCGGTTGAATGTAACTCCATGGTCATGAAAGTGCTCGGCCCTTACGGCGTTACGGAAGAATTTTTAGTGGAAAAGTATATGCGGGACGCTTTGATCGCCCCCAATATCGAAGGCGTGTCGGACATGCAGCGGGTAATCGCTGCGGGCTACATCCTCAATTCCGATGATTTGTTGATTTGA
- a CDS encoding crotonase/enoyl-CoA hydratase family protein, whose protein sequence is MSYETIKSEVADKVATITLNRPNNMNSFNPLMCDELLDAFNKADENDNVRVVIVTGAGKAFCAGSDLSGDPFDYSKTNIFAHRDTGGQVSLRIYDMKKPVIGAINGAAVGVGITMTLPMDIRVISEKAKIGFVFASRGIINEGCSGWFLPRLVGAGKAVEWVATGRIISGAEVLDSGLATYMVPPEEVYAKALVIAHEIVNNTAPVSVAMARQLMWKMLGESHPMASHKLESMTLQWIGTSPDALEGVKSFLEKRPPNYSMKPSKEMPPYYPWWDAKGFPKML, encoded by the coding sequence ATGAGCTACGAAACGATCAAGTCCGAAGTCGCCGACAAAGTCGCGACCATTACCTTGAACCGGCCCAACAACATGAACTCCTTCAACCCCCTGATGTGCGACGAACTGCTGGACGCTTTCAACAAGGCGGACGAAAACGACAATGTCCGGGTGGTAATCGTTACCGGCGCGGGCAAAGCGTTTTGCGCCGGCAGCGATTTGAGCGGCGACCCGTTTGACTATTCCAAGACGAACATCTTCGCGCACCGGGACACCGGCGGACAGGTTTCCCTCCGAATATACGACATGAAAAAACCGGTCATCGGCGCGATTAACGGCGCCGCGGTCGGCGTGGGCATAACCATGACCCTGCCCATGGACATCCGCGTCATATCGGAAAAAGCAAAAATAGGGTTTGTTTTCGCCAGCCGGGGCATTATCAACGAAGGCTGCAGCGGCTGGTTTTTGCCAAGGCTGGTCGGCGCGGGCAAAGCGGTGGAATGGGTGGCGACCGGGCGCATCATCAGCGGCGCCGAAGTGCTCGATTCCGGCCTGGCCACCTATATGGTGCCGCCCGAAGAAGTATACGCGAAAGCGCTGGTCATAGCGCACGAAATCGTCAACAACACGGCGCCCGTGTCGGTGGCCATGGCCAGACAGTTGATGTGGAAAATGCTGGGCGAGTCGCATCCCATGGCATCGCACAAACTTGAGTCCATGACCCTGCAATGGATAGGGACTTCCCCGGATGCCCTTGAAGGCGTAAAATCCTTCCTTGAGAAGCGCCCCCCGAATTACTCCATGAAACCGTCGAAAGAAATGCCGCCTTATTATCCGTGGTGGGACGCGAAAGGATTTCCCAAAATGCTTTGA
- a CDS encoding electron transfer flavoprotein subunit beta/FixA family protein: MNILVCVKQVPDTTEIKIDPATNTLIRAGVPSIVNTFDGFALEMAARLAQASGGRVAVVSMGPEQAKEALRSCLALGAQKAYLVSDGKFGGSDTLATSYILSGAVSEMEKREGAFDLIFCGKQAIDGDTAQVGPELAEWLDLPQITCALDVILSDGKVQVKRESDEGYEVVETSCPAVITVTKPSFGPRIASIKDKIKAKQSEIVKLTLNEIKLDQNRIGLKGSPTKVKKTFTPSTQKHCVKIEEQTAAASAAKLMKLLSDAAVL; this comes from the coding sequence ATGAACATATTGGTCTGCGTAAAGCAAGTGCCTGACACGACGGAAATCAAAATTGATCCGGCAACAAATACGCTCATTCGGGCAGGCGTGCCCAGCATCGTGAACACTTTTGACGGTTTTGCCCTAGAAATGGCGGCAAGGTTGGCGCAAGCGAGCGGCGGCCGGGTAGCCGTCGTCAGCATGGGGCCGGAACAAGCCAAAGAAGCGCTTAGAAGCTGTTTGGCCTTGGGCGCGCAAAAAGCCTATTTAGTTAGCGACGGAAAATTTGGCGGCTCGGATACATTGGCCACCAGCTATATTTTGTCCGGGGCTGTTTCGGAAATGGAAAAAAGGGAAGGCGCGTTTGATCTTATTTTTTGCGGCAAACAGGCGATAGACGGCGATACCGCCCAAGTAGGGCCGGAATTGGCCGAATGGCTTGACTTGCCGCAAATCACTTGCGCCTTGGACGTGATTTTGTCTGACGGCAAGGTTCAGGTCAAAAGAGAGTCCGACGAAGGCTATGAAGTAGTCGAAACTTCCTGCCCGGCCGTTATAACGGTTACAAAACCGTCTTTTGGGCCAAGGATCGCTTCCATTAAAGATAAAATAAAAGCCAAACAATCCGAAATCGTTAAACTGACGCTTAACGAAATAAAACTGGATCAAAACCGGATCGGCCTGAAAGGTTCGCCCACCAAAGTAAAAAAGACTTTCACCCCGTCAACGCAAAAGCATTGCGTCAAAATAGAAGAACAAACCGCCGCGGCGTCCGCCGCCAAATTAATGAAGCTTTTGTCGGACGCGGCAGTATTGTAA
- a CDS encoding electron transfer flavoprotein subunit alpha/FixB family protein — MAITDYKDLWVFIEAKDGKIKPVSLELLNPGRKLADSMGEMLCAVVIADNCAEICQIVENYGVDKIYTAENRAYADYHTEPYTNALYKLVEKYKPSAILIGATNNGRDMGPRLACRLKTGLTADCTGLAIDDIAGHVAWTRPAFGGNLMATIMCPDTRPQIGTVRPGVFKKAAAGGKKAAEIIRFAEKIDTTARTKKILNVKEAGRDLANIEEAEIIVSGGRGLGKAENFSYIRELADVLGGAVGASRAAVDAGWIPHVHQVGQTGKTVGPKLYIACGISGAIQHLAGISGADRVIAINKDPQAPIFSCADYGIVGNLFDVIPALVAEYKKAKQAKQ; from the coding sequence ATGGCAATTACAGATTACAAGGACCTGTGGGTATTCATTGAAGCAAAAGACGGCAAAATTAAGCCGGTCAGCCTGGAATTGTTAAATCCCGGCCGAAAGCTGGCCGATTCTATGGGCGAGATGCTATGCGCCGTCGTGATTGCCGACAATTGCGCTGAAATATGCCAAATAGTGGAAAATTACGGCGTGGATAAAATTTACACGGCAGAAAACCGGGCGTACGCAGATTATCATACCGAGCCTTATACAAACGCCCTTTATAAGTTAGTTGAAAAATACAAGCCGTCGGCGATTTTGATCGGCGCGACCAACAACGGACGGGACATGGGGCCGCGCTTGGCTTGCCGCTTGAAAACCGGCCTGACGGCGGATTGCACCGGGCTTGCCATTGACGATATTGCCGGGCATGTGGCGTGGACCCGCCCGGCTTTTGGCGGCAACCTGATGGCTACCATCATGTGCCCCGACACTAGGCCGCAAATCGGCACCGTGCGCCCGGGCGTTTTCAAAAAAGCGGCGGCCGGCGGCAAAAAAGCGGCGGAAATTATTCGCTTTGCCGAAAAAATTGACACAACCGCGCGCACGAAAAAAATCCTGAACGTCAAAGAAGCCGGCCGGGATTTGGCGAATATCGAGGAAGCCGAAATCATCGTCTCCGGCGGCCGGGGCCTCGGCAAAGCGGAAAACTTTTCCTATATACGCGAATTGGCCGATGTTTTAGGCGGCGCGGTCGGCGCGTCCAGGGCGGCGGTTGACGCGGGCTGGATACCGCATGTCCATCAAGTCGGGCAAACCGGCAAGACAGTAGGCCCGAAACTTTACATAGCGTGCGGCATTTCCGGCGCCATACAGCATTTGGCCGGCATCTCCGGCGCCGACAGGGTCATTGCCATCAACAAAGACCCGCAAGCGCCTATATTTTCTTGCGCCGACTACGGCATCGTCGGCAATCTGTTTGACGTCATTCCGGCGCTGGTCGCCGAATAC